From the genome of Penaeus chinensis breed Huanghai No. 1 chromosome 37, ASM1920278v2, whole genome shotgun sequence, one region includes:
- the LOC125045575 gene encoding uncharacterized protein LOC125045575 isoform X1, which translates to MKFSIPLMVPQFAISCDASIDSHGAVGIGVLIPDISLKESVQSSNRASTTDAESVAIYHAIKKGSEQQRHLAVFSDSQVALCGLTACSSGNMDVKYWYDKNEWFGNPHSVIRMLVGRAFSEVLRVLLIRDLPVLLFVFILQAMFCNEVESLSPVMYDHFTKAVSQTVGSFLQAMAPFALETLHTTSIIFDHPVPIVILLQNSPHLKEIHLRYNLSDYILLQLKRWCPHLEFITLSGRNNISEECLFTAFFKGLKKVKVLEYVDNKSACPLSFPKLKRVKLELHRKNFDEFLFFLQFFYPGVQCNINKFISGAGVYPVVFKSLLDPPACLKGKGTFKVDTVRFAVPPTAGALKEYDPTVTYSLVRHFSFSCRDISTSHHSEALSKIKNLLKLLGCSSVFLAIYPNSVNTSLVATVLLEELGPKLKELHISVHVPMDIETLYMYLNACPKVNLFCIKATRFIFDSPCTKAHLRPHLHMETLSIETEYPVDTDHYTQIIENIICASPRLTTLELIGQEIHKPVRNLAISGKLAEIQVLSLYWKIIGMSFDDWILKFCIFIGTHLPSLEVLMLSHFPEESLLRFKAYFHYTDLEVVERRLPFVSNI; encoded by the exons ATGaaattctccatccccctcatgGTACCCCAATTTGCAATTTCCTGTGATGCCTCTATTGATTCTCATGGAGCAGTTGGGATTGGAGTATTAATTCCTGATATTTCTCTTAAAGAAAGTGTACAAAGTTCCAACAgggcaagcacaactgatgctgaGTCAGTAGCCATATACCATGCTATCaaaaaaggtagtgagcagcagcgacacctagcTGTCTTCTCTGATAGCCAAGTTGCACTCTGTGGACTTACTGCATGTAGTTCAGGAAACATG GATGTGAAATACTGGTATGACAAGAACGAATGGTTTGGTAATCCACATTCAGTAATTCGCATGCTTGTTGGAAGAGCTTTCAGTGAAGTTCTAAGGGTCCTACTCATTCGTGACCTGCCAGTACTGCTGTTCGTGTTCATTTTGCAAGCAATGTTTTGCAATGAAGTGGAATCCTTGTCCCCGGTTATGTATGAT cATTTCACCAAAGCAGTTTCTCAAACAGTTGGCAGTTTTCTTCAGGCCATGGCACCTTTTGCACTGGAGACCTTACACACAACTTCTATCATTTTTGATCATCCTGTAcccattgttattttgttgcaaAACTCTCCACACTTGAAGGAGATACACTTGCGTTACAACTTAAGTGACTACATCTTGCTACAGTTAAAAAGATGGTGTCCACATCTAGAGTTCATAACACTGAGTGGCAGAAATAACATAAGTGAGGAATGCCTTTTCACAGCCTTTTTTAAAGGTTTAAAGAAAGTGAAAGTGTTGGAATATGTGGACAATAAATCTGCCTGCCCCTTGTCATTTCCCAAGCTGAAGAGGGTCAAATTAGAGTTGCACAGGAAGAACTTTGATGAgttcttgtttttccttcagTTTTTCTATCCTGGTGTTcagtgtaatataaataaattcataagtGGAGCAGGGGTGTATCCTGTAGTCTTCAAATCACTGCTGGATCCACCTGCTTGTTTAAAAGGCAAAGGAACATTTAAAGTAGACACAGTTAGATTTGCAGTTCCACCAACTGCTGGGGCATTAAAAGAATATGATCCAACTGTTACTTACTCTTTAGTAAgacatttctcattttcttgtagGGATATAAGTACTTCTCATCATTCAGAAGCTCTGTCTAAgataaaaaatcttttaaaactATTGGGATGTTCCAGTGTTTTTCTTGCAATATATCCCAATTCAGTAAACACAAGTTTGGTAGCTACAGTACTCCTTGAAGAGTTGGGTCCTAAGTTAAAGGAATTGCACATATCTGTGCATGTACCCATGGACATTGAAACACTATACATGTATCTCAATGCTTGTCCAAAAGTAAATTTGTTTTGCATAAAAGCTACTAGGTTTATATTTGATTCTCCTTGTACAAAAGCTCATTTGAGACCTCATCTGCATATGGAAACATTAAGTATTGAGACAGAGTATCCAGTAGACACTGACCATTACACTCAAATTATTGAGAACATAATCTGTGCTTCACCAAGGCTGACAACATTGGAATTGATAGGACAGGAAATCCACAAACCTGTGAGAAATTTAGCAATTTCAGGAAAACTTGCTGAGATTCAGGTTCTTTCTCTGTATTGGAAAATAATAGGAATGTCTTTTGATGACTGGATATTAAAGTTTTGCATCTTTATAGGAACTCATCTTCCATCCCTTGAAGTTCTCATGTTAAGTCATTTTCCAGAAGAGTCTCTTTTAAGATTTAAGGCTTATTTCCACTACACTGATTTAGAAGTAGTGGAGAGGAGGCTTCCATTTGTGTCTAATATTTAA
- the LOC125045260 gene encoding general transcription and DNA repair factor IIH helicase subunit XPB-like, with protein MPKKHRFHEKGTKRSRRDEGFSDDEESNELEGVPQASKQNVEERGQQTTPKDQYGAFDYRKEVELRDDHESRPLWVASNGHIFLESFSPVYKHAKDFLITISEPVCRPEHIHEYKLTAYSLYAAVSVGLQTHDIIEYLKRLCKTSLPPGICEFIQSCTLSYGKVKLVLKKNRYYVESDFPDVIQKLIKHPVIYDCMLRPNEGVTSSERQKSQSIMFTSHQAQMAGGTDISKPNSNPEEGTNGEAKEGEAVPEDINDFYDKFEKADEEEEEDKNLKTLSFEVNQDKIETLQKTCIGLDYPLLAEYDFKNDTVNEDIKIDLKPSAVLRPYQEKSLRKMFGNGRARSGIIVLPCGAGKSLVGVTACCTVNKKALVLCNSGVSVEQWKQQFKMWSTATDDMICRFTSDAKDKPFNAGILVTTYAMISHNQKRAYEAEQTMNWLKEQEWGIMVLDEVHTIPAKMFRRVLTIVQSHCKLGLTATLVREDDKIADLNFLIGPKLYEANWLELQKEGFIARVQCAEVWCPMTPEFYREYLTGKVSDQKIRLLCAMNPNKFRTCEFLIKYHENRNDKIIVFIDEVFALIHYAKTMGKPYICGKTGQKERMAIIQNFKLNPKVNTIFFSRVADTSFDIPEANVLVEISSQGGSRRQEAQRLGRILRAKKGAIAEVYNAFFYALLSQDTREMGYSRKRQSFLINQGYAYQVVTPAQMVGMDEAQLHYNTREEKVALLEQILAASESDMYEEGVGGERIIGGSMRRPGNMGSMSGADDQIYGERRKGSKKDHQHFLFKKYRS; from the exons ATGCCCAAGAAACACAGGTTCCACGAAAAAGGGACCAAGCGTTCTCGCCGTGATGAAGGTTTCTCTGATGATGAAGAATCTAATGAATTGGAGGGTGTCCCACAAGCATCCAAACAGAATGTTGAG gAACGAGGACAACAAACCACGCCGAAGGATCAGTATGGTGCTTTTGATTACCGCAAGGAGGTAGAGCTTCGAGATGACCACGAGAGTCGACCTCTTTGGGTAGCCAGCAATGGCCATATCTTCCTGGAATCTTTCTCACCTGTCTACAAACATGCAAAGGACTTCCTGATTACCATTTCAGAGCCTGTATGCAGACCAGAACACATTCATGAATACAAATTGACAGCATACTCTCTTTATGCAGCTGTGAGTGTGGGTCTTCAAACTCACGACATCATAGAATATCTGAAAAGACTTTGCAAAACATCACTTCCTCCTGGCATTTGTGAGTTTATTCAGAGTTGTACTCTCTCATATGGTAAAGTCAAACTTGTATTGAAAAAGAATAGATATTATGTGGAGAGTGATTTCCCAGATGTTATCCAGAAACTCATTAAACACCCGGTCATTTATGACTGTATGCTGAGACCAAATGAAGGAGTCACAAGTTCTGAACGTCAAAAGTCACAGTCCATTATGTTCACAAGTCATCAAGCACAAATGGCAGGTGGAACAGATATTTCCAAGCCCAACAGTAATCCAGAAGAAGGAACCAATGGTGAAGCGAAGGAAGGAGAAGCAGTCCCCGAGGATATCAATGATTTTTATGATAAGTTTGAGAaggcagatgaagaagaagaggaggataagaatctAAAAACTTTATCATTTGAAGTCAACCAAGATAAAATTGAGACCCTACAAAAAACATGCATTGGGCTGGATTACCCACTCTTGGCAGAATATGACTTTAAGAATGATACTGTCAATGAAGATATTAAAATTGATCTCAAGCCTTCGGCTGTCTTACGACCATATCAAGAAAAGAGCTTGAGAAAAATGTTTGGTAATGGAAGAGCAAGATCTGGTATTATTGTGCTCCCTTGTGGTGCTGGTAAAAGTTTAGTGGGTGTTACAGCATGTTGCACAGTGAATAAAAAGGCTTTAGTACTTTGTAACTCGGGAGTGTCTGTTGAACAGTGGAAACAACAGTTCAAGATGTGGTCAACTGCAACTGATGATATGATTTGTAGATTTACCTCTGATGCCAAAGACAAACCTTTCAATGCAGGTATTTTGGTTACCACATATGCTATGATATCCCACAACCAGAAACGAGCCTATGAAGCAGAGCAGACAATGAATTGGCTCAAGGAACAGGAATGGGGTATTATGGTTTTAGATGAAGTACACACTATTCCTGCAAAAATGTTCAGAAGAGTCCTTACCATAGTCCAGTCTCACTGTAAGCTTGGCTTAACTGCCACTTTGGTCCGAGAGGATGACAAAATCGCTGACCTGAATTTCCTTATTGGGCCAAAATTGTATGAAGCCAATTGGCTTGAGCTACAGAAGGAAGGATTCATTGCAAGGGTCCAATGTGCAGAGGTATGGTGTCCCATGACACCAGAGTTTTATAGAGAGTATTTAACAGGAAAAGTATCTGACCAGAAAATTAGGCTTCTTTGTGCTATGAACCCCAACAAATTTAGAACTTGTGAATTTCTTATCAAATACCATGAGAACAGAAATGACAAGATTATAGTGTTTATTGATGAGGTTTTTGCACTGATTCATTATGCCAAAACTATGGGAAAACCTTATATCTGTGGTAAGACAGGTCAGAAGGAACGTATGGCCATCATTCAGAATTTCAAATTAAATCCCAAAGTCAACACTATATTCTTCAGTCGAGTGGCAGATACTTCCTTTGATATTCCTGAAGCAAATGTCTTGGTTGAGATCTCGTCACAGGGAGGATCTAGGCGACAGGAGGCCCAGAGGTTAGGTCGTATCTTGAGAGCTAAAAAGGGAGCCATAGCAGAAGTTTACAATGCTTTCTTCTATGCCTTGCTTTCCCAAGACACGAGGGAGATGGGATACTCACGCAAGAGGCAGAGTTTCCTCATCAATCAGGGCTATGCTTATCAGGTAGTCACTCCTGCACAGATGGTAGGAATGGATGAGGCACAGTTGCATTATAACACTAGAGAGGAAAAAGTAGCATTGCTTGAACAGATCCTTGCTGCCTCAGAATCTGACATGTATGAGGAAGGTGTGGGAGGGGAACGTATTATAGGGGGTTCAATGCGTCGACCTGGAAACATGGGTTCCATGTCGGGTGCGGATGACCAGATctatggtgaaaggaggaagggctcCAAGAAGGATCACCAGCATTTCCTTTTCAAGAAATACAGATCCTAG
- the LOC125045672 gene encoding replication termination factor 2-like codes for MRQSADYCLHTQTFVGRVKVLSFHFVLRAETMGCDGGTIPRRDELVKTKKKPEQKDKDSERLYRWRHCAASQTRLKAPIVACEMGRLYNKEEVLTRLLDRSTNASMSHIKGLKDIKELNLTPNPGFKKEGANKGDAYTDHQAAENICPVTSLEMNGKYRFSFIWSCGCVLSERALKEVKSEVCHKCGKPYSEEDVVPLNPSEEEQDAVKACMLSRRVAAKAAKKAKKEAKRSAEGEEEEAASTSKGKKAAKISEDAGVGTSKSSVRVNGMASSVLRDKDFEKVRSNGFSVASDPKASEVYKSLFDTHKTAQKKQSAHWVTCNPQYF; via the exons ATGCGCCAATCAGCTGACTATTGTTTACATACACAAACTTTCGTTGGACGTGTGAAGGTTTTATCATTCCATTTTGTGCTGAGAGCAGAGACCATGGGATGTGATGGAGGAACAATCCCTCGAAGAGACGAGTTAGTCAAGACCAAGAAGAAGCCAGAACAG AAAGACAAAGACTCAGAACGTCTCTACAGATGGCGCCACTGTGCTGCTTCCCAGACACGTCTGAAGGCCCCAATTGTGGCATGTGAAATGGGTCGTCTGTACAACAAAGAAGAGGTCCTGACCAGGCTCTTAGACAGGTCAACAAATGCCAGCATGTCACACATTAAGGGCTTGAAGGATATCAAGGAGTTGAATCTGACACCAAACCCTGGCTTCAAGAAGGAAGGTGCAAACAAGGGTGATGCTTACACAGACCACCAGGCCGCAGAGAACATCTGCCCAGTCACTTCCCTCGAGATGAATGGCAAGTACCGCTTCTCCTTCATCTGGAGTTGTGGCTGTGTGCTTTCTGAGAGGGCGCTCAAGGAGGTCAAGTCTGAGGTTTGTCACAAGTGTGGCAAGCCATACAGCGAGGAGGATGTGGTGCCACTCAACCCTTCGGAGGAAGAGCAAGACGCGGTcaaggcttgcatgctgtcccGTCGTGTGGCTGCCAAGGCTGccaagaaggcgaagaaggaggccAAGAGGTCAGcagaaggcgaggaggaagaggcagcaaGCACCAGCAAGGGGAAGAAAGCTGCAAAGATCTCTGAAG ATGCAGGAGTGGGTACTTCTAAATCTAGTGTCCGGGTAAATGGTATGGCTTCATCTGTCCTGAGAGACAAGGATTTCGAGAAGGTGCGGTCCAATGGCTTCAGTGTAGCATCAGACCCAAAGGCTTCAGAAGTTTACAAATCACTCTTCGACACTCACAAGACAGCCCAAAAGAAGCAAAGTGCACATTGGGTTACATGCAATCCCCAGTACTTTTAA
- the LOC125045575 gene encoding uncharacterized protein LOC125045575 isoform X2 gives MKPKSLFKQASETFAKQVINHCLPSLRQCWVNRQYRGRSEGAKTLLVDVKYWYDKNEWFGNPHSVIRMLVGRAFSEVLRVLLIRDLPVLLFVFILQAMFCNEVESLSPVMYDHFTKAVSQTVGSFLQAMAPFALETLHTTSIIFDHPVPIVILLQNSPHLKEIHLRYNLSDYILLQLKRWCPHLEFITLSGRNNISEECLFTAFFKGLKKVKVLEYVDNKSACPLSFPKLKRVKLELHRKNFDEFLFFLQFFYPGVQCNINKFISGAGVYPVVFKSLLDPPACLKGKGTFKVDTVRFAVPPTAGALKEYDPTVTYSLVRHFSFSCRDISTSHHSEALSKIKNLLKLLGCSSVFLAIYPNSVNTSLVATVLLEELGPKLKELHISVHVPMDIETLYMYLNACPKVNLFCIKATRFIFDSPCTKAHLRPHLHMETLSIETEYPVDTDHYTQIIENIICASPRLTTLELIGQEIHKPVRNLAISGKLAEIQVLSLYWKIIGMSFDDWILKFCIFIGTHLPSLEVLMLSHFPEESLLRFKAYFHYTDLEVVERRLPFVSNI, from the exons ATGAAACCCAAAAGTCTATTTAAGCAAGCATCAGAAACATTTGCAAAACAAGTGATTAATCATTGCTTGCCAAGCCTGAGACAATGTTGGGTCAACAGGCAGTATcgaggaaggagcgaaggagccAAGACTTTATTAGTT GATGTGAAATACTGGTATGACAAGAACGAATGGTTTGGTAATCCACATTCAGTAATTCGCATGCTTGTTGGAAGAGCTTTCAGTGAAGTTCTAAGGGTCCTACTCATTCGTGACCTGCCAGTACTGCTGTTCGTGTTCATTTTGCAAGCAATGTTTTGCAATGAAGTGGAATCCTTGTCCCCGGTTATGTATGAT cATTTCACCAAAGCAGTTTCTCAAACAGTTGGCAGTTTTCTTCAGGCCATGGCACCTTTTGCACTGGAGACCTTACACACAACTTCTATCATTTTTGATCATCCTGTAcccattgttattttgttgcaaAACTCTCCACACTTGAAGGAGATACACTTGCGTTACAACTTAAGTGACTACATCTTGCTACAGTTAAAAAGATGGTGTCCACATCTAGAGTTCATAACACTGAGTGGCAGAAATAACATAAGTGAGGAATGCCTTTTCACAGCCTTTTTTAAAGGTTTAAAGAAAGTGAAAGTGTTGGAATATGTGGACAATAAATCTGCCTGCCCCTTGTCATTTCCCAAGCTGAAGAGGGTCAAATTAGAGTTGCACAGGAAGAACTTTGATGAgttcttgtttttccttcagTTTTTCTATCCTGGTGTTcagtgtaatataaataaattcataagtGGAGCAGGGGTGTATCCTGTAGTCTTCAAATCACTGCTGGATCCACCTGCTTGTTTAAAAGGCAAAGGAACATTTAAAGTAGACACAGTTAGATTTGCAGTTCCACCAACTGCTGGGGCATTAAAAGAATATGATCCAACTGTTACTTACTCTTTAGTAAgacatttctcattttcttgtagGGATATAAGTACTTCTCATCATTCAGAAGCTCTGTCTAAgataaaaaatcttttaaaactATTGGGATGTTCCAGTGTTTTTCTTGCAATATATCCCAATTCAGTAAACACAAGTTTGGTAGCTACAGTACTCCTTGAAGAGTTGGGTCCTAAGTTAAAGGAATTGCACATATCTGTGCATGTACCCATGGACATTGAAACACTATACATGTATCTCAATGCTTGTCCAAAAGTAAATTTGTTTTGCATAAAAGCTACTAGGTTTATATTTGATTCTCCTTGTACAAAAGCTCATTTGAGACCTCATCTGCATATGGAAACATTAAGTATTGAGACAGAGTATCCAGTAGACACTGACCATTACACTCAAATTATTGAGAACATAATCTGTGCTTCACCAAGGCTGACAACATTGGAATTGATAGGACAGGAAATCCACAAACCTGTGAGAAATTTAGCAATTTCAGGAAAACTTGCTGAGATTCAGGTTCTTTCTCTGTATTGGAAAATAATAGGAATGTCTTTTGATGACTGGATATTAAAGTTTTGCATCTTTATAGGAACTCATCTTCCATCCCTTGAAGTTCTCATGTTAAGTCATTTTCCAGAAGAGTCTCTTTTAAGATTTAAGGCTTATTTCCACTACACTGATTTAGAAGTAGTGGAGAGGAGGCTTCCATTTGTGTCTAATATTTAA